One segment of Triticum aestivum cultivar Chinese Spring chromosome 2A, IWGSC CS RefSeq v2.1, whole genome shotgun sequence DNA contains the following:
- the LOC123187131 gene encoding xyloglucan endotransglucosylase/hydrolase protein 24-like — protein sequence MGRLARRARLLASLVEAFYIILAVSPVASDMTDSLDLLWGNTQVEYDSSGRQTVSLSLDRWTTSAFRSKSMHLFGRFDMDIKLVPRDSAGTITTLYMLTEGPWEEHDEVDLEFLGNSSGEPYTLHTNIYARGRGGREKQYRLWFDPTQDFHTYSILWNPKEILIIVDGTPVRQMKNQQRKDIPFPLYQPMRLYSSIWNAEDWATQGGRVKTDWSQAPFTSLFRNYSAVSCVSQKTAWICGRGSSDSSWFTHVLDEEGQRKLKEVDEKHKIYDYCVDSRRYPNGYPPECGSQ from the exons ATGGGGCGACTAGCAAGGAGGGCTCGTCTCCTAGCCTCACTAGTAGAAGCTTTCTATATCATCCTCGCAGTTTCCCCGgtagcaagtgatatgacagacaGCCTCGACCTGCTATGGGGCAACACACAGGTAGAGTACGATAGCAGCGGCCGCCAAACCGTTTCCCTGTCTCTCGACCGCTGGACGACGTCCGCATTCCGCTCCAAGAGCATGCACCTCTTCGGGAGGTTCGACATGGACATCAAGCTCGTCCCCAGAGACTCGGCCGGCACCATCACCACACTCTAT ATGCTGACAGAGGGGCCATGGGAAGAACACGATGAGGTCGACCTCGAATTCCTGGGCAACAGCTCCGGCGAGCCATACACCTTGCACACAAACATTTACGCCAGGGGAAGGGGCGGTCGGGAGAAGCAGTACCGACTTTGGTTTGATCCCACTCAAGATTTCCACACCTACTCCATCCTCTGGAACCCAAAGGAGATATT GATAATTGTCGATGGCACGCCGGTCCGGCAGATGAAGAACCAACAAAGAAAAGATATCCCTTTCCCGCTGTACCAGCCAATGAGGCTGTACAGCAGCATCTGGAACGCCGAGGACTGGGCGACGCAAGGTGGGCGCGTCAAGACCGACTGGTCCCAGGCGCCGTTCACCTCGCTCTTCCGGAACTACAGCGCCGTTTCCTGCGTCTCGCAGAAGACCGCCTGGATCTGTGGCCGAGGTTCCAGTGACAGCAGCTGGTTCACTCACGTCTTGGACGAAGAGGGGCAACGGAAGCTCAAGGAGGTGGACGAGAAACACAAGATTTATGACTACTGCGTTGACTCGAGGAGGTACCCTAATGGGTATCCTCCAGAGTGTGGGTCACAGTAG
- the LOC123191371 gene encoding disease resistance protein RPM1, with the protein MEDLVDQFMYVVGKHNQKTFVKKIVKKPQYLFTLGEIAAGLKKINRALTHLKQNRDWTQPIASVGHVFATNYDSQQQLYLPGHDYSISDDELVGFGKNRKILMGSLNLENCPNLQIISLWGMGGVGKSTLVSNVFRNEASNFECHAWVSISQSYKLDDIWRRMLKEIYSKDKKEFDAEKMTCGELQDELKEVLKTKRYLIILDDVWTAEDFIKIKDVLVDTKMGSRIIITTRSDEVASQADDGYKIKVEPLEKEDAWHLFCRKAFPRAENHICPKTLQKCGKLIVGRCDGLPLAIVAIGSILSLKEQNDTELRLFDAQLISELNNNSNLNHVVKILNLSYKYLPDYLKSCFLYCTLFPEDHMIHRKRLIRLWVAEGFIEQIGNCSLEDVAEGYLRELVRRSMLQVVKRNSFNRIRHLRMHDLVRELAIYQSKRESFSTTYDDSLGVMQVESDSRRMSVLQCKNDTQPSIGQCRLRTFIAFSTIKASSSLFPSESKYLAVLELSGLPIETIPSSIGELFNLKYLGLDKTKVKILPKSAVNLHNLETLNLQGAECVNLPKGFEKLKKLRHLLIYEWLDRTCTILEHIEPVDPFEGLWSMKDLQNLGVVRASKVFIAKLANLSQLRCLGISGVRSIHCALLCESLSKMHQLSSLVIMASNEDEVLQLETLTLSNRLKKLELHGQFSEGTLKSPFFSTNGDVLHRIYLGLSQLLENPLPRLSEFLSLSEIQLVRAYTGHELNFHPEWFLNVKIIALSDLPHVNQICIHEGALVRLEKLAIHGLAEQRDIPTGLEHLKSLKETFFLDMHPGFERNFPAAKLECVPRVYYTIRTCYYIRTQKKKMFPSTSSARALGKSLVVPAADMSSAMVTTAAAAGKAKMTALAITAGESMAEMKKNLAPTIAAADEKNNTGKEIVVAAAPALPPAPTRPNIFAVITRLADRPFLSADASAKLTTLGKKLAKKLTAEAARTLIKMDVKQLVDDLDAALQAAELALDDIEHQHLCLQALIMSHQDDKKNLASKLRFGLRRSSMKLRIAKRQDEVETIVNKAYRRVVGSKKKSKTPKY; encoded by the exons ATGGAAGACCTTGTGGATCAATTTATGTATGTTGTTGGCAAACACAATCAGAAGACCTT TGTGAAGAAAATCGTGAAGAAACCCCAGTATCTGTTTACACTAGGTGAAATTGCTGCTGGCCTTAAGAAAATAAACCGAGCCCTTACACATCTTAAACAAAACAGAGATTGGACTCAACCAATAGCTAGTGTGGGCCATGTTTTTGCAACAAATTATGACAGCCAACAGCAACTATATCTTCCTGGACATGATTACTCAATCTCTGATGATGAACTTGTGGGATTTGGTAAAAATAGAAAAATATTGATGGGGTCACTGAATTTGGAAAATTGTCCAAATCTGCAAATCATTTCCTTGTGGGGTATGGGTGGTGTCGGGAAAAGCACTCTTGTCAGTAATGTGTTCAGAAATGAAGCATCCAACTTTGAATGCCATGCTTGGGTTTCCATCTCCCAGTCTTATAAACTAGATGATATTTGGAGAAGAATGCTGAAAGAAATCTATTCTAAAGACAAGAAAGAATTTGATGCTGAGAAGATGACCTGTGGAGAGTTACAAGATGAACTGAAGGAAGTCCTGAAGACAAAGCGATACTTGATCATACTGGATGATGTCTGGACAGCTGAAGATTTTATAAAAATTAAAGATGTTCTTGTTGATACAAAGATGGGAAGCAGAATAATAATCACAACAAGATCTGATGAAGTAGCTTCACAAGCTGATGATGGCTACAAGATCAAAGTTGAGCCTCTTGAGAAGGAGGATGCATGGCATCTATTCTGCAGGAAGGCATTTCCAAGAGCTGAAAATCACATCTGCCCAAAAACATTACAAAAGTGTGGTAAATTGATAGTTGGGAGGTGTGATGGTTTACCATTAGCTATTGTGGCCATAGGGAGCATATTGTCTCTTAAGGAGCAGAATGATACAGAGTTGAGACTATTTGATGCACAACTTATTTCTGAGCTAAACAACAATTCGAACCTAAACCATGTAGTGAAAATTCTGAATCTAAGCTACAAATACTTGCCCGACTATTTGAAGAGTTGTTTCTTGTATTGTACCTTGTTCCCAGAAGACCACATGATCCATAGAAAAAGATTGATCAGACTGTGGGTTGCAGAAGGATTTATTGAACAAATTGGAAATTGCAGTTTAGAAGATGTTGCTGAAGGTTACCTGAGAGAGCTCGTTCGACGAAGCATGCTTCAGGTGGTAAAGAGGAACAGTTTTAACAGGATCAGGCATCTTCGAATGCATGATCTTGTACGTGAATTAGCCATTTACCAATCCAAGAGAGAGAGTTTCAGTACGACTTATGATGACAGTCTGGGGGTGATGCAGGTGGAGTCAGATTCTCGTCGCATGTCGGTGCTCCAATGCAAAAATGACACCCAGCCAAGCATAGGTCAATGCAGGCTTCGTACCTTCATAGCATTTAGCACCATCAAGGCATCATCTTCATTGTTTCCCTCAGAATCTAAGTACCTTGCTGTGTTGGAGCTATCAGGATTACCTATCGAGACCATTCCAAGTTCAATTGGGGAGCTATTCAACCTTAAGTATTTGGGCCTTGACAAGACCAAGGTAAAGATACTCCCAAAATCTGCAGTGAACCTTCACAATTTAGAGACATTGAATCTTCAAGGTGCAGAGTGTGTGAATTTGCCAAAAgggtttgaaaagttgaagaagttGCGGCACCTTCTTATTTATGAATGGCTGGACAGAACATGCACTATTTTGGAACATATTGAACCTGTGGATCCGTTTGAGGGATTGTGGAGTATGAAGGACTTGCAAAATCTGGGCGTGGTTCGAGCTAGTAAAGTATTCATTGCCAAACTGGCAAATTTGTCTCAGCTGAGGTGCCTTGGCATTTCTGGGGTTAGGAGCATCCACTGTGCACTATTGTGCGAGTCCCTGTCAAAGATGCACCAGCTCTCATCATTAGTAATAATGGCCAGCAACGAAGACGAAGTTCTCCAGCTCGAAACTTTGACATTGTCAAACCGTCTTAAAAAGCTCGAATTGCACGGGCAATTTTCCGAAGGAACTTTGAAGTCTCCATTTTTCTCAACCAATGGAGATGTACTTCACAGGATATATCTAGGTTTGTCCCAGCTCTTGGAGAACCCATTGCCGCGCCTCTCTGAATTTTTGAGTTTGAGCGAAATACAACTTGTAAGGGCGTATACTGGACATGAGCTAaactttcatccagagtggttccTAAATGTGAAGATTATTGCTTTGTCTGATTTGCCGCATGTCAACCAAATATGCATACACGAGGGAGCTTTGGTCCGCCTTGAAAAACTTGCGATCCATGGCCTTGCCGAACAGCGGGACATCCCTACCGGCCTGGAACATCTGAAATCCCTCAAAGAGACGTTTTTTCTTGACATGCATCCTGGTTTCGAAAGAAACTTTCCAGCGGCAAAACTAGAGTGTGTCCCGAGAGTCTACTACACCATACG TACGTGCTACTACATCCGCACACAGAAGAAGAAGATGTTTCCTTCAACATCATCGGCTCGAGCGCTGGGGAAATCTCTGGTGGTGCCGGCGGCGGACATGTCGTCGGCCATGGTGACCACCGCCGCGGCAGCGGGCAAGGCGAAGATGACGGCCCTGGCGATCACGGCGGGAGAGAGCATGGCGGAGATGAAGAAGAATCTGGCACCGaccatcgccgccgccgacgagaaaaACAACACCGGCAAGGAGATCGTTGTCGCCGCAGCACCAGCACTGCCACCGGCACCCACACGGCCCAACATCTTCGCCGTGATCACCAGGCTGGCCGACCGCCCCTTCCTCAGCGCTGACGCGTCGGCGAAGCTGACGACGCTCGGGAAGAAGCTGGCAAAGAAGCTGACGGCGGAGGCGGCCCGGACCCTCATCAAGATGGACGTGAAGCAGCTGGTGGACGACCTCGACGCGGCGCTCCAGGCGGCCGAGCTCGCGCTGGACGACATCGAGCACCAGCACCTGTGCCTCCAGGCGCTCATCATGTCGCACCAGGACGACAAGAAGAACCTGGCGAGCAAGCTGCGGTTCGGCCTCAGGCGCTCCAGCATGAAGCTCCGGATCGCCAAGCGCCAGGACGAGGTCGAGACCATCGTCAACAAGGCGTACCGCCGGGTCGTCGGGTCCAAGAAGAAATCCAAGACGCCAAAATATTAA
- the LOC123187125 gene encoding disease resistance protein RPM1-like, protein MAELALLLVIKKIGIALAAEALKHAGPWLELSNNMKRMKNDLELLQSFLGDIGSKGWPDRVTETWIGQARRLAYDMEDIVDQFIYVVGKHHQKGSWWASVKKIVKKPQSLFTLVQIATAFQRIELELTQLKQNREWTQPIAGVTDVPATDYDIQQQMYLPGHDYSISDDELVGLGKNRETLMKSLNLEEFSDLQIIAVWGMGGIGKSTLVHNVLRNAASQFECSAWVSVSRAYKIDDIWRSMLKGIYSKDKKEFDAEKVSIDEKMSTAELQVKLKEILETKRYLIILDDVWTAEDLFKIKEVLVDVGMGSRVIVTTRTEEVASIADDGCRIKVERLEEGDAWHLFCRKAFPRIENHICPKALQECGQLIVQKCDGLPLALVAIGSILSLKQQNVTQWRLFQDQLIWELDNNKNLNRVKNILNLSYKYLPDYLKSCFLYCAMFPEDYMIKRKKLIRLWVAEGFIEQKGTFSLEDIAEGYLTELVQHSMLHVVERNSFNRIKRLRMHDLVRELAIFQSKRESFSTTYDDSLGVIQVESDSRRMSVLQCKNGIQPSIGQCRLRTFIAFSTSKASSSLFPSESKYLAVLELSGLPIETIPNSVGELFNLRYLGLDGTNVKVLPKSVVNLHNLETLGLAGAGCLNLPRGSENLKRLRHIRMYKWLDITCSVFKTYEPFEPFEGLWSLKDLQTLHSVPASKVFIAKLANLSQLRAFSINGVRSIHSAQLCDSLSKMHQLSQLEIKASNEDDELQLETLTLTNRLKKLNISGRISEGTLNSPFFSTNRDALHEISLRWSQLAENPLQRLSELSNLTLIYLRRAYTGQELTFHPEWFPNVKILFLYDLPHVNQICIHERALVRLEELVISGLAELRDIPTGLEHRKSLIKALFLDMQPEFKRNLQAAKLEHISISYYRTVRSRVA, encoded by the exons ATGGCGgagcttgctcttcttcttgtcatAAAAAAGATTGGCATAGCTTTGGCAGCAGAGGCACTAAAGCATGCTGGACCATGGCTTGAACTCTCTAATAATATGAAAAGGATGAAGAATGATCTTGAACTTCTGCAATCATTTCTCGGTGATATTGGAAGCAAGGGTTGGCCAGATCGAGTCACCGAAACATGGATAGGTCAAGCCCGAAGATTAGCCTATGATATGGAAGACATTGTAGATCAGTTTATTTATGTGGTTGGTAAACACCATCAGAAAGGATCGTGGTGGGCTTCTGTGAAGAAAATAGTGAAGAAACCCCAATCTCTGTTTACACTGGTTCAAATTGCTACGGCCTTTCAGAGAATAGAGCTGGAGCTTACACAGCTTAAACAAAACAGAGAATGGACTCAACCAATTGCTGGAGTGACTGATGTTCCTGCAACAGATTATGACATCCAGCAGCAAATGTATCTTCCTGGACATGATTACTCAATCTCTGATGATGAACTTGTAGGACTTGGTAAAAATAGAGAAACCTTGATGAAGTCATTGAATTTGGAAGAATTTTCTGATCTGCAGATCATTGCTGTGTGGGGTATGGGTGGCATCGGAAAAAGCACTCTTGTCCACAATGTATTGAGAAATGCAGCATCCCAGTTTGAATGTAGTGCATGGGTTTCTGTCTCTCGGGCATATAAAATAGATGATATTTGGAGAAGCATGCTAAAAGGAATCTATTCGAAAGACAAGAAAGAATTTGATGCCGAAAAGGTGAGCATTGATGAAAAGATGAGCACTGCAGAGCTACAAGTTAAATTGAAGGAAATCCTAGAGACAAAGCGATATTTGATCATACTGGATGATGTCTGGACAGCTGAAGATCTTTTTAAAATTAAAGAGGTTCTTGTTGATGTGGGCATGGGAAGCAGAGTAATAGTCACAACAAGAACAGAGGAAGTTGCTTCAATAGCTGATGATGGTTGCAGGATCAAAGTGGAGCGTCTTGAGGAGGGGGATGCATGGCATCTATTTTGCAGGAAAGCATTTCCCAGAATTGAAAATCACATCTGCCCAAAAGCATTACAAGAGTGTGGTCAATTAATAGTGCAGAAGTGTGATGGTTTACCATTAGCTCTTGTGGCCATAGGGAGCATACTGTCTCTTAAACAACAGAATGTTACACAGTGGAGGCTATTTCAAGATCAGCTTATTTGGGAGCTAGACAACAATAAAAACTTAAATCGCGTGAAGAACATTCTGAATCTAAGCTACAAATACTTGCCTGACTATTTGAAGAGCTGTTTCTTGTATTGTGCCATGTTCCCAGAAGATTACATGATCAAAAGAAAAAAATTGATTAGATTGTGGGTTGCTGAAGGGTTTATTGAACAAAAAGGAACATTCAGTTTAGAAGATATTGCTGAAGGTTACCTCACAGAGCTAGTACAACACAGCATGCTTCATGTGGTAGAGAGGAACAGTTTTAACAGGATAAAGCGTCTTCGAATGCATGATCTTGTGCGTGAATTAGCCATTTTCCAGTCTAAAAGGGAGAGTTTCAGTACGACTTATGATGATAGTCTTGGGGTGATCCAAGTGGAATCTGATTCTCGTCGCATGTCAGTGCTCCAATGCAAGAATGGCATTCAACCAAGCATAGGTCAATGCAGGCTTCGTACCTTCATAGCATTTAGCACCAGCAAAGCATCATCTTCATTGTTTCCTTCAGAATCTAAGTACCTAGCTGTGTTGGAACTATCGGGATTACCTATTGAGACTATTCCAAATTCTGTCGGAGAGCTATTTAACCTTAGGTATTTGGGCCTCGACGGCACCAATGTGAAGGTACTCCCAAAATCTGTTGTGAACCTTCACAACTTAGAAACACTGGGTCTTGCAGGTGCAGGCTGTCTGAATCTCCCACGAGGGTCTGAAAATCTGAAGAGATTGCGGCACATTCGTATGTATAAATGGCTGGATATAACATGCTCGGTTTTTAAAACTTATGAACCATTTGAGCCGTTTGAGGGATTGTGGAGTTTGAAGGACTTGCAAACTTTGCATTCAGTTCCAGCTAGTAAAGTATTCATTGCCAAACTAGCAAATTTATCTCAGCTGAGGGCCTTTAGCATTAATGGGGTAAGGAGCATCCACTCTGCACAACTGTGTGACTCTCTGTCAAAGATGCACCAGCTCTCACAGTTAGAAATAAAAGCCAGCAATGAAGATGATGAGCTCCAGCTTGAAACTTTAACATTGACAAACCGCCTTAAAAAGCTCAATATATCGGGGCGGATTTCTGAAGGAACATTGAACTCTCCATTTTTCTCAACCAACAGAGATGCCCTTCACGAGATATCTCTACGTTGGTCCCAACTTGCGGAAAACCCATTACAGCGCCTCTCTGAATTGTCAAATTTAACCTTAATATATCTTAGAAGGGCGTATACTGGACAGGAGCTAACCTTCCACCCAGAGTGGTTCCCTAATGTGAAGATCCTTTTCTTGTATGATTTGCCACATGTCAACCAAATATGCATACACGAGCGAGCTTTGGTCCGCCTTGAAGAACTTGTCATCAGTGGCCTTGCCGAACTGCGGGACATCCCTACTGGCCTGGAACATCGGAAATCCCTCATAAAGGCGTTGTTTCTTGACATGCAACCTGAATTCAAAAGGAATCTTCAAGCGGCAAAACTAGAGCATATCTCGATATCCTACTACAGGACAGTACG ATCCAGAGTGGCATGA